The proteins below are encoded in one region of Fimbriimonadaceae bacterium:
- a CDS encoding C40 family peptidase, with protein MEPGQNFATVSKLYGIGYQKLIDANPDVEPTRIRPGTVIVIPGRVKEEKPSAAPVQDGYKVQNGDTDWSIARRFNIKPSDLRAMNPNVDWRYLKIGSYVTVPTAVAKAEPKTSAPTAPAAPASTPAMKPASKTVGHGRHKVRVGENDWTIARKYGITSTKLRELNPDTDWGRLKIGAVLHVPGEATGSKAETPGIARIATKRARVIRDNVIVRSGAKTSASRLAMVSPGRIAKVRDRVGDWYKLEFGGGTVGWVRGDLLASVTASEAIAGGDIPRATKIAKAAPTKTRTATRSTVVATYREPAKSVASPRSSRPVAPLSAAAAGSVVGTALAQLGTPYRWGGTSRGGFDCSGFTSFVYSRNGKSIPRTSIEQSRSGTPVSKGGLQKGDLVFFNTRGSRVSHVGIYIGGGKFVHASSGGGRVRVNNLSDSYYSKRYAGARRVSGVKGSKVAADFEESDAPKKKVKTVVADEPKAAPAKERESAPAASEHTIPSTLEMDPAPKVGPKSDVVGR; from the coding sequence ATGGAGCCCGGGCAAAACTTTGCCACGGTCTCCAAACTTTATGGGATCGGCTATCAGAAGCTGATCGACGCCAACCCAGACGTGGAGCCCACCCGGATCCGGCCCGGCACCGTGATCGTGATCCCGGGCCGCGTCAAGGAAGAAAAGCCTTCCGCCGCCCCTGTCCAGGACGGGTACAAAGTCCAGAACGGGGACACCGACTGGAGCATCGCCCGCCGCTTCAACATCAAGCCGAGCGACCTCCGCGCCATGAACCCGAACGTGGACTGGCGCTACCTCAAGATTGGCTCCTACGTGACCGTGCCGACGGCGGTCGCCAAAGCCGAGCCGAAGACGTCCGCACCCACCGCGCCAGCTGCGCCCGCTTCGACCCCTGCCATGAAGCCGGCCTCGAAGACCGTAGGGCACGGCCGTCACAAAGTCCGCGTCGGGGAAAACGACTGGACGATCGCGCGGAAGTATGGCATCACCTCGACCAAGCTTCGCGAGTTGAACCCGGACACGGATTGGGGCCGCTTGAAGATCGGCGCCGTGCTCCATGTTCCCGGCGAAGCCACGGGTAGCAAGGCTGAGACTCCCGGGATCGCCCGCATCGCCACGAAGCGCGCCCGCGTGATTCGCGACAACGTCATCGTCCGCTCCGGCGCGAAGACCTCCGCGTCCCGACTCGCCATGGTGAGTCCAGGCCGCATCGCGAAGGTCCGCGACCGGGTGGGCGACTGGTACAAGTTGGAGTTCGGCGGTGGCACCGTGGGTTGGGTCCGCGGCGACCTGCTCGCTTCTGTGACCGCTTCTGAAGCCATCGCCGGCGGGGACATCCCGCGGGCGACCAAGATCGCGAAGGCCGCACCGACCAAGACCCGCACGGCCACAAGGTCCACCGTAGTCGCCACGTACCGCGAGCCGGCCAAATCGGTCGCCAGCCCCCGGTCTAGCCGCCCGGTCGCTCCCCTGAGCGCCGCCGCCGCGGGCTCGGTCGTGGGCACCGCCCTTGCCCAGCTCGGCACCCCTTATCGCTGGGGCGGCACCTCGCGAGGCGGCTTCGACTGCAGCGGCTTCACGAGCTTCGTCTATTCGCGGAACGGCAAGTCGATCCCGCGCACCTCGATCGAGCAGTCTCGCTCGGGCACCCCTGTCTCAAAGGGTGGCCTGCAGAAAGGAGACCTCGTCTTCTTCAACACGCGCGGTTCGCGGGTCAGCCACGTCGGCATCTATATCGGTGGCGGCAAGTTCGTCCACGCGAGTAGCGGCGGAGGAAGGGTCCGAGTGAACAACCTCAGCGACAGCTACTACAGCAAGCGCTACGCCGGTGCGCGCCGCGTCAGCGGCGTGAAAGGCTCCAAGGTGGCCGCCGACTTCGAGGAGAGCGATGCTCCGAAGAAAAAGGTGAAGACGGTCGTCGCCGACGAGCCGAAGGCCGCGCCCGCCAAGGAGCGCGAATCCGCGCCCGCGGCGAGCGAGCACACCATCCCCTCCACGCTGGAGATGGATCCCGCCCCGAAAGTCGGGCCGAAGTCCGACGTCGTCGGACGCTGA
- a CDS encoding glycosyltransferase family 2 protein has translation MPDFDLTITICSWNTVEDLRTCLASLRACADEGSFEVLVVDNASFDGSPDMVEREFPEFRLLRQGTNLGFTGGHNLAVAQRRGRHAALLNSDTVVHKGSVRALLAYMEAHPEVGVVGPKLLNPDGSLQYSCRRFPNPVAAAFRNTVLGRLFPNNPYVKEYLMQDFDHTQNREVDWVSGAAMFLRAELIEKVGLLDPGYFMYCEDTDLCKRAWEAGFKVVYLPEAVVTHAIGRSTDRVANKMIVRFHKSMLRYYRKHLVSKAPAPFRPLLVAAAATALALRAGLFLAKNHMDVVRRWLKRPR, from the coding sequence ATGCCGGATTTCGACCTGACCATAACAATCTGTAGCTGGAACACGGTCGAAGACCTTCGCACCTGCCTGGCGAGCCTTAGGGCCTGCGCCGACGAGGGCTCGTTCGAGGTCCTCGTCGTCGACAATGCCAGCTTTGACGGGTCGCCGGACATGGTGGAGAGGGAGTTCCCCGAGTTCCGCCTCTTGCGCCAAGGGACGAATTTGGGATTCACGGGCGGCCACAACCTGGCCGTGGCCCAGCGGCGGGGGCGCCACGCGGCGCTCCTCAACTCCGACACGGTCGTCCACAAGGGCAGCGTCCGCGCCCTGCTGGCCTATATGGAGGCGCACCCGGAAGTGGGCGTCGTCGGGCCGAAACTGTTGAACCCAGACGGTTCGCTGCAGTACAGCTGCCGCAGGTTTCCGAACCCGGTCGCGGCGGCCTTCCGCAACACCGTCCTCGGCCGGCTCTTCCCGAATAACCCCTATGTCAAGGAGTACTTGATGCAGGACTTCGACCACACCCAGAACCGAGAAGTGGACTGGGTCAGCGGCGCGGCGATGTTCCTTCGGGCCGAGCTCATCGAAAAGGTCGGGTTGCTGGATCCCGGCTACTTCATGTACTGCGAGGACACCGACCTCTGCAAGCGCGCCTGGGAGGCCGGGTTCAAGGTCGTGTATCTTCCCGAGGCGGTGGTGACGCACGCGATTGGGCGGAGCACGGACAGGGTCGCGAACAAGATGATCGTCCGGTTTCACAAGTCCATGCTGCGGTACTACCGCAAGCACCTTGTCTCGAAAGCGCCTGCCCCCTTCCGCCCGTTGCTGGTCGCCGCCGCCGCGACCGCGCTTGCGTTGCGGGCCGGCCTCTTTCTCGCGAAGAACCATATGGACGTCGTGCGCCGATGGCTGAAAAGGCCGCGCTGA
- a CDS encoding DinB family protein codes for MASMDLLIAALDSAVWELSEAFKDFPDSDVWKRPDPRLLSAGELAAHIAYWEAESLLGGGFESPLVNKAADYYTSHVGQPFELNLGAEAVYAEVKRVHEACKAALVASPHDSEQPCSNRDGWTWGYTLQYQVFHVAYHTGQVYSVRHLLGHETPDN; via the coding sequence ATGGCAAGCATGGACCTGCTCATTGCAGCGCTCGATTCGGCGGTCTGGGAACTCAGCGAGGCGTTCAAAGACTTCCCCGATTCGGACGTTTGGAAGCGGCCGGACCCGCGATTGCTCAGCGCCGGCGAACTGGCCGCGCACATTGCTTACTGGGAGGCCGAATCGCTGCTGGGAGGGGGCTTTGAGAGCCCGCTGGTCAACAAGGCGGCCGACTACTACACCTCCCATGTCGGCCAGCCCTTCGAACTGAATCTGGGCGCGGAGGCGGTCTATGCCGAGGTCAAGAGGGTGCACGAGGCGTGCAAGGCCGCGCTCGTCGCGAGCCCCCACGATAGCGAGCAGCCTTGCTCGAACCGGGACGGCTGGACCTGGGGCTACACGTTGCAATACCAGGTCTTCCACGTGGCCTACCACACGGGCCAGGTCTATTCCGTGCGGCACCTGCTGGGGCACGAGACGCCGGACAATTAG
- a CDS encoding O-antigen ligase family protein has protein sequence MAEKAALNLRPELGLLCAACVLVPVIGGQVSLDAQPFGPGGIAEGLLGGAQLPFGARLLIGLLVLGGLAIVVLSRRVLQAPNPRLGYALFSLVVVLGLSTSVTAFPYLAYAQWPSWILYACALYLTVAAAGRRRGIRAVLWCLAGAGTLVAVKGILEYAGMRATEPTYRIFADWNNPNALAGLLVVIAPVALGLGLTGERLERLGGLLSTALVLFALALTQSKGGFLAEAVALAAFAGIALAWRVPAKRLAVAAVPLGLAGLLVGGLVATAPKTGTAGQPFARVVAASSTQEQSAGFRTLLWRSAAELVKTRPMGWGLGAFRFESARPGLVSQTHFAHQAYLQTAFEGGVLALALLLVAAGIWLRDVWRGALSAPPDQNLLRAAVVAGVVGVGTHGFVESSLSYFGVAFVVFVLMGAALQLAPDGSQPESTPKPIRQALFWIGCVLPACLLLHTALVEFFKASAETARQVEARLPLRAASERAISLAPFDGEAHAMAVFASDAPQEALDHVREAARWQPSTRYLRLLSDAELLMQHPQSAQAALEEALIRDPNNLSTLERLYKLYRQRGETQMALATAERLVAIEDSVYFKTRAIPELVPLETYDARLFLAERESDPESKRRLLLDAAEGFARFAELTWPLVKRGTEAKVPGGFLGITEQIARDAVARGKDAAEQAARLSAPGSPDAKRAEDLAQRLAID, from the coding sequence ATGGCTGAAAAGGCCGCGCTGAACCTCAGGCCCGAGCTCGGCCTGCTCTGCGCCGCTTGCGTCCTGGTGCCGGTTATCGGCGGCCAGGTGAGCCTCGACGCCCAACCCTTCGGGCCGGGAGGCATTGCCGAGGGCCTGCTCGGCGGGGCCCAACTTCCCTTCGGGGCTCGGCTCCTCATCGGTCTGCTCGTGCTCGGGGGGCTCGCGATCGTCGTTCTCTCGCGGCGCGTCCTGCAGGCCCCGAACCCCCGTCTGGGCTATGCCCTCTTCAGCCTGGTCGTGGTCCTCGGCCTCTCGACGAGCGTGACCGCCTTCCCCTACCTCGCCTATGCGCAGTGGCCGAGTTGGATCCTCTATGCGTGCGCGCTTTACCTGACCGTGGCGGCGGCGGGACGCCGGCGCGGGATTCGCGCCGTGCTCTGGTGCTTGGCGGGTGCGGGCACGCTGGTCGCGGTCAAGGGCATCCTGGAATACGCAGGGATGCGCGCCACGGAGCCGACTTATCGCATCTTCGCGGACTGGAACAATCCTAATGCCCTTGCCGGGCTCCTTGTCGTCATCGCCCCGGTGGCGCTCGGTCTGGGGCTCACCGGAGAGCGTTTGGAGCGGCTGGGCGGGCTGCTCAGCACGGCCCTCGTCCTCTTCGCGCTCGCCTTGACGCAGAGCAAGGGCGGCTTCCTGGCGGAGGCGGTGGCTCTCGCCGCCTTTGCGGGGATCGCTCTGGCGTGGCGCGTCCCGGCCAAGAGGCTGGCGGTCGCGGCCGTTCCGCTCGGCCTTGCGGGCCTGCTCGTGGGGGGGCTGGTCGCCACTGCACCGAAGACCGGGACGGCGGGCCAACCCTTCGCCCGGGTGGTCGCGGCAAGCTCGACCCAGGAGCAGTCTGCGGGCTTCCGCACCTTGCTTTGGCGAAGCGCGGCGGAGTTGGTGAAGACCCGGCCCATGGGCTGGGGGCTCGGGGCCTTCCGATTCGAATCGGCGCGCCCTGGCCTTGTCAGCCAGACCCACTTCGCACACCAGGCCTATTTGCAGACGGCCTTTGAAGGCGGCGTCCTCGCGCTGGCCTTGCTGTTGGTCGCGGCGGGAATCTGGCTGCGCGATGTCTGGCGTGGGGCCCTATCGGCGCCGCCAGACCAAAACCTGCTGCGTGCGGCCGTCGTCGCCGGGGTCGTCGGGGTGGGCACGCACGGCTTCGTAGAGAGCTCGCTCTCTTACTTTGGGGTCGCCTTCGTGGTCTTCGTCCTGATGGGCGCCGCCCTGCAGCTCGCGCCGGACGGGAGCCAACCCGAGTCCACGCCGAAGCCGATTCGCCAAGCCTTGTTCTGGATCGGCTGCGTGCTGCCTGCGTGCCTCCTTTTGCACACCGCCCTGGTCGAGTTCTTCAAAGCGAGCGCGGAGACCGCGCGTCAGGTCGAAGCGCGGCTACCTCTCCGGGCGGCCTCCGAACGGGCGATCTCTCTCGCGCCCTTCGACGGGGAGGCGCACGCCATGGCCGTCTTCGCGAGCGACGCGCCCCAGGAGGCGCTCGACCATGTTCGTGAAGCCGCCCGCTGGCAGCCCAGCACCCGGTACCTGCGACTCCTCTCCGACGCGGAGCTCCTGATGCAGCACCCGCAGTCGGCGCAGGCCGCGTTGGAGGAAGCCCTGATCCGGGATCCCAACAACCTCTCGACCTTGGAGCGGCTCTATAAGCTCTACCGCCAGAGGGGCGAGACGCAGATGGCGCTGGCCACGGCCGAGCGGCTGGTGGCGATCGAGGACAGCGTGTACTTCAAGACCAGGGCGATCCCGGAGCTCGTGCCCCTGGAGACTTACGACGCGCGTCTCTTCCTGGCCGAGCGCGAGAGCGACCCCGAATCGAAGCGAAGGCTGCTGCTGGACGCGGCGGAGGGGTTCGCCCGGTTCGCAGAGCTGACCTGGCCCCTGGTCAAGCGGGGGACGGAGGCGAAGGTGCCCGGCGGGTTCCTAGGGATCACCGAGCAAATCGCCCGGGACGCGGTCGCACGCGGCAAGGACGCCGCGGAACAGGCGGCCCGATTGTCCGCTCCGGGGAGCCCGGACGCGAAGCGGGCCGAAGACCTGGCTCAGCGGCTTGCGATCGATTGA
- a CDS encoding DUF1385 domain-containing protein: MSEKSPVESNLKSAEYLTFGGMAVVEGVMMRSPNYWAVACRAPNGKIVVKTEPLEKTWIGRQKWLKAPFLRGSLAILDTMALGTRAMNFAAGVQTEEKHLDPAEAASVKKTSKATDNFVIGLTILVSLVIGFFVFKAAPEVVAEFSVRTATGQEANRFPLATNYIAEVIKILLFIGYLGAISRIPTIYEVFKYHGAEHKAINTVEAHVELNAANCAAQTRLHPRCGTNFAIIVAIVTFLIVPLIPRDLIVPLTAPGWLLAASRILVDLLVLPFVAGISYEVIRAAGKAKEQKWVNVLLAPGLATQFITTAEPEQAQIEVAIASLEAVMDAEDTGELLNTDDYHARAAVPSDPAPANA, encoded by the coding sequence ATGTCCGAGAAGTCGCCGGTCGAGAGCAACTTGAAGTCGGCCGAGTACCTCACGTTTGGCGGCATGGCCGTGGTGGAAGGAGTCATGATGCGTTCGCCGAACTACTGGGCGGTGGCGTGCCGGGCCCCCAACGGGAAGATCGTCGTCAAGACGGAGCCGCTCGAAAAGACCTGGATCGGCCGTCAGAAGTGGCTTAAGGCCCCCTTCCTTCGCGGAAGCCTGGCGATCTTGGACACGATGGCGCTCGGCACCCGCGCGATGAACTTCGCGGCGGGCGTGCAGACCGAGGAAAAGCATCTCGACCCCGCCGAGGCGGCCAGCGTCAAAAAGACGAGCAAGGCGACCGACAACTTTGTGATCGGCCTGACCATTTTGGTCTCGCTCGTGATCGGCTTTTTCGTCTTCAAGGCCGCGCCCGAGGTCGTCGCCGAGTTCAGCGTCCGCACTGCGACCGGCCAAGAGGCGAACCGCTTCCCATTGGCCACCAACTACATCGCAGAAGTCATCAAGATCCTGCTCTTCATCGGTTACCTGGGCGCGATCAGTCGCATCCCCACCATTTACGAAGTCTTCAAGTACCACGGCGCCGAGCACAAAGCAATCAATACGGTCGAGGCCCACGTCGAGCTGAACGCGGCGAACTGTGCCGCCCAAACCCGGCTCCACCCGCGGTGCGGGACGAACTTCGCGATCATCGTGGCGATCGTGACGTTCTTGATCGTGCCGCTCATCCCGCGCGACCTCATCGTCCCCTTGACGGCGCCGGGCTGGCTGCTAGCGGCCAGCCGCATTCTGGTGGACTTGCTCGTCTTGCCGTTCGTCGCCGGCATCAGCTACGAGGTCATCCGCGCGGCGGGGAAGGCAAAGGAGCAGAAATGGGTCAACGTGCTGCTCGCCCCCGGGCTCGCCACCCAATTCATCACGACCGCCGAACCGGAGCAAGCCCAAATCGAGGTCGCCATCGCGAGCCTGGAAGCTGTGATGGACGCGGAGGACACGGGGGAGCTGCTCAACACGGACGACTATCACGCTCGGGCGGCGGTGCCCTCGGACCCGGCTCCCGCGAACGCCTAG
- a CDS encoding glycosyltransferase family 2 protein — MLSILIVNWNTRDLLLACLRSLWRFRPVFEVETIVVDNASGDGSAEAVESEFPWVRLVRAGRNLGYAAGNNLAFLNAQGDWLLTLNPDTEFDDDTLQRSVETLIDKPTYGALGVRLVGPEGETQRSVRGFPSLAGVLGAATGLDRLFPSSPLGSYSLPTFDYAADGPAPQPMGTFLLFRRAALEAVGDPSRPFDERFPIFFNEVDLLYRLGQAGWPCWYSSQCHVRHHHGASTRQVRKSMIWESHESLVRYLHKHSRGPQRLLLPAVALAVRAGAFARAKGYHAGFRPDHNNL; from the coding sequence ATGCTCAGCATCCTGATCGTGAACTGGAACACACGGGACCTCTTGCTCGCCTGTTTGCGATCCCTTTGGCGCTTTCGGCCCGTCTTTGAGGTAGAGACTATTGTGGTCGACAACGCTTCCGGCGACGGAAGCGCAGAGGCCGTTGAATCCGAGTTCCCCTGGGTTCGGCTCGTCAGGGCCGGAAGGAACCTGGGCTACGCCGCAGGTAACAACCTGGCGTTCCTTAATGCCCAAGGTGATTGGCTCTTAACGCTTAATCCTGACACAGAGTTTGATGACGATACGCTCCAACGGTCTGTCGAAACCTTAATCGATAAGCCGACCTATGGCGCGCTCGGGGTGCGCTTGGTCGGACCCGAAGGGGAAACTCAGCGGTCGGTCCGTGGCTTTCCGTCCCTCGCCGGCGTCCTCGGGGCCGCGACCGGCCTCGACCGGCTCTTCCCTAGTTCGCCGCTTGGGTCGTACAGCCTCCCCACCTTCGACTATGCCGCGGACGGCCCCGCCCCCCAGCCGATGGGGACTTTCCTGCTTTTCCGACGTGCAGCGCTGGAAGCCGTAGGGGATCCGAGCCGTCCTTTCGACGAAAGGTTTCCCATCTTCTTTAACGAGGTGGACCTTCTCTATCGGCTTGGGCAGGCGGGGTGGCCATGCTGGTATTCCTCACAGTGCCACGTCCGGCACCACCATGGGGCCAGCACCCGACAAGTCCGCAAAAGTATGATTTGGGAGTCGCACGAGAGCTTAGTCCGTTACCTTCATAAGCACTCCCGCGGGCCGCAAAGGTTGTTGCTTCCCGCCGTTGCCTTGGCGGTGCGAGCCGGGGCTTTTGCCCGGGCAAAGGGCTACCATGCCGGATTTCGACCTGACCATAACAATCTGTAG
- a CDS encoding Nif3-like dinuclear metal center hexameric protein → MATVGDVEQALESLAPSHLAFDWDHIGLQVGDRAASVTRVVVSLDSSTGAAERARQRGAQMLVSHHPLVWKATDRFTADSNDPRRGLPFWLAREGIAFAAAHTNWDCATDGLNDELAERLRLRDVQTFGGSSEAEAAKLVVYSPESDVDALLDALAAAGAGEIGAYKRCAFMAPGRGTFWAGPETNPTIGKPGEVEVVEEVRIETVFPLAKRREVEQAVVAIHSYEEPAFDVLPLTRPTYGLPMGRWGRLPEPMGRAAFRDHVDACLGTRCELWCPEGLREIATVAVVGGGAGGEWRNAVRHADAYLTGEVRQDEALSAVEAGLAICAAGHYATEQPGVERLARRLAEKLPEIEFEVYAPEPGTYGRPL, encoded by the coding sequence ATGGCGACTGTCGGCGACGTCGAACAGGCCCTTGAGAGCCTGGCCCCTTCCCACCTGGCCTTCGACTGGGACCACATCGGCCTCCAGGTGGGCGACCGCGCGGCTTCGGTCACGCGGGTCGTCGTCTCGCTGGATTCTTCGACCGGGGCGGCAGAGCGGGCGAGGCAGCGAGGCGCACAGATGCTGGTGAGCCACCACCCCCTCGTCTGGAAGGCGACCGACCGGTTTACAGCGGACAGCAACGACCCGCGCCGAGGGCTCCCCTTCTGGCTCGCGCGCGAGGGGATCGCCTTCGCCGCCGCCCACACCAACTGGGACTGCGCCACGGACGGTCTCAACGACGAACTGGCAGAAAGGTTGCGACTTAGGGACGTCCAAACCTTCGGGGGCTCCTCCGAAGCAGAAGCGGCCAAGTTGGTCGTCTATAGCCCGGAAAGCGACGTAGACGCACTGCTGGACGCCCTGGCCGCGGCCGGCGCGGGCGAGATCGGCGCCTACAAACGGTGCGCCTTCATGGCCCCGGGGCGGGGCACCTTCTGGGCAGGCCCGGAGACCAACCCGACGATCGGCAAGCCGGGCGAGGTCGAAGTGGTCGAGGAGGTCCGGATTGAGACCGTCTTCCCCCTAGCCAAGAGGCGCGAAGTCGAGCAGGCCGTGGTCGCCATCCATAGCTATGAGGAACCCGCCTTCGACGTCCTCCCTCTGACGCGGCCTACCTATGGCCTGCCGATGGGGCGCTGGGGGCGGCTGCCAGAACCGATGGGCCGCGCGGCATTCCGTGACCATGTGGACGCGTGCCTGGGCACTCGCTGCGAGCTCTGGTGCCCGGAGGGTCTTCGGGAGATCGCGACGGTGGCGGTGGTCGGGGGCGGCGCGGGCGGCGAATGGAGAAACGCCGTGCGCCATGCGGACGCCTACCTCACCGGAGAGGTCCGCCAGGACGAGGCGCTCAGCGCGGTGGAAGCGGGCCTGGCGATCTGTGCGGCCGGACATTACGCGACCGAGCAACCCGGCGTGGAACGCCTCGCACGACGGCTGGCCGAGAAGCTCCCCGAGATCGAGTTCGAGGTCTACGCCCCGGAGCCCGGAACTTATGGTCGCCCGCTATAA
- the mrdA gene encoding penicillin-binding protein 2, which produces MIRAPEERPVTLRDFVFLGVVLAAVVAFLVRLWYLQFVQSDELRVRGENSSEASVSRLAPRGRILDRKGRVIAGVRPEVVVTAKPSIALKHPEVIQEVAARLGIDPKRLKREIEEHARVGELPAPVHVGADLQVAAWLAENAYRLQGFGVETQPVRNYVAPLELAHSLGYVRQPRDVDVERLEKQGIQPAAYVGLAGLERQYEAELMGTAGRERVIVDARRRPLRELGVDHPIPGDDLVLGIDLDLQKYALQLLGGYRGSVVAIDPSDGTVLCLASNPTYDASKFLGGLSQDEYSALRDDPARPLFPRAYAAAYAPGSTFKLVTTIAGIEAGVFSPSRPAFCSGYYQVGRKRFKCLGVHGSVSYHRALEKSCNAYFADLGVRAGPDALRKACDQVGIGRRTGIDIPGEATGTVATEEWWAKHRDRPYSTGDTVNFSVGQGELAVTPLQMACVAALVANNGESYQPHMVRSVVFPNTGETRKIDKFVLGKVDVSMQYWPLIKSAMVAAIESGTAQTARIPGLRWAGKTGSAENRKDHDTHSWFVGFAPLENPRIAICVMVENGGHGGTRAAPIAKGVVERFLNGAPSAPPQSIASR; this is translated from the coding sequence ATGATCCGCGCCCCTGAAGAACGACCGGTCACCCTGCGCGACTTCGTCTTCCTGGGGGTCGTACTGGCCGCTGTCGTGGCCTTTCTGGTCCGGCTCTGGTACCTCCAGTTCGTCCAATCGGACGAGCTGCGCGTCCGGGGCGAGAACTCGAGCGAGGCCTCGGTCTCGCGCCTGGCCCCGCGCGGCCGGATCCTCGACCGCAAGGGACGCGTCATCGCCGGCGTCCGGCCGGAAGTCGTCGTCACTGCGAAGCCAAGCATCGCCCTCAAGCACCCAGAAGTGATCCAGGAGGTCGCGGCCCGGCTCGGGATCGACCCCAAGCGCTTGAAACGCGAGATCGAGGAGCACGCGCGGGTCGGCGAGCTCCCCGCCCCCGTCCATGTCGGCGCCGACTTGCAGGTCGCGGCCTGGCTCGCGGAGAACGCCTACCGGCTCCAAGGCTTCGGGGTGGAGACCCAACCGGTGCGCAACTATGTCGCCCCCCTAGAGCTGGCCCACTCGCTCGGCTATGTGCGCCAGCCGCGCGACGTCGATGTGGAGCGCCTCGAAAAGCAGGGGATCCAGCCCGCCGCCTACGTGGGCCTGGCGGGCCTGGAGCGCCAATATGAAGCCGAGCTTATGGGCACGGCCGGTCGCGAACGCGTGATCGTTGACGCACGCCGGCGTCCGCTGCGCGAACTCGGGGTCGACCACCCGATCCCTGGAGACGACCTCGTCTTGGGCATCGACCTGGACCTTCAGAAATATGCCCTCCAGCTTCTCGGCGGCTATAGGGGCTCCGTCGTGGCGATAGACCCGAGCGACGGCACCGTTTTGTGCCTGGCGAGCAACCCCACTTACGACGCCTCCAAGTTCCTCGGGGGCCTCAGCCAGGACGAGTACTCGGCGCTGCGCGACGACCCCGCCCGGCCCCTATTCCCGAGGGCCTACGCGGCAGCGTACGCGCCCGGATCGACCTTTAAGCTCGTCACCACGATCGCGGGAATCGAGGCGGGCGTCTTTTCCCCGAGCCGCCCCGCTTTCTGTTCGGGCTACTACCAAGTCGGGCGCAAGCGCTTCAAGTGCCTTGGCGTGCACGGTTCGGTCTCCTACCACCGCGCCCTGGAGAAGTCGTGCAACGCGTACTTCGCAGACCTTGGCGTCCGCGCAGGGCCGGACGCGCTGCGTAAAGCGTGCGACCAGGTGGGCATCGGCCGCCGGACGGGCATCGACATTCCGGGTGAGGCCACCGGCACCGTGGCGACCGAGGAATGGTGGGCCAAGCACCGCGACCGCCCCTATTCCACCGGCGACACCGTGAACTTCAGCGTCGGCCAGGGCGAGCTTGCCGTGACCCCGCTCCAGATGGCGTGCGTCGCTGCGCTCGTGGCTAACAACGGGGAGAGCTACCAGCCGCACATGGTACGGTCGGTCGTTTTTCCAAACACCGGCGAGACGCGCAAAATTGATAAGTTTGTGCTAGGAAAGGTGGACGTTTCCATGCAGTACTGGCCGCTCATCAAGAGTGCAATGGTCGCCGCCATCGAGTCCGGAACGGCGCAAACCGCCCGCATCCCGGGCCTGCGCTGGGCCGGCAAGACGGGCAGTGCGGAGAACCGCAAGGACCACGACACCCACAGCTGGTTCGTCGGCTTCGCGCCTTTGGAAAATCCGCGCATCGCGATCTGCGTGATGGTCGAGAACGGGGGGCACGGCGGCACGCGCGCGGCGCCCATCGCCAAGGGCGTGGTCGAGCGGTTCTTGAACGGCGCGCCCTCGGCCCCGCCTCAATCGATCGCAAGCCGCTGA